The Opisthocomus hoazin isolate bOpiHoa1 chromosome 30, bOpiHoa1.hap1, whole genome shotgun sequence genome has a window encoding:
- the TUFT1 gene encoding tuftelin isoform X2 — MNGLRGWCAVLDVRPHGESPESVKVLRLTLPNDLPGDRREQAKQKPVGKAFAMVADRSSNGHSLASECVKSNDGDEEIIKVYLKGRAEGSVSHEEHVSQLKSEVRYIQEVVLEKQNGSWLYPERLRADSWEDQEEDCSGEDVEKIRQTAKRLFTKLQEAEKRHQLEKKAFERTISQYQEEAEQTSSALRRAEKSVVEKEVQVDELQRLLAGMEKEHRSLLLKMKEGEAELARLRSVEGDKLAEQDRSAQLEKEVATLREKIHHLDDMLKSQQRKVRQMIEQLQNSKTVVQAKDAVIQELKERVAYLEAENLEMHDRIEHLIEQQVSRGGHSSRARSKSEYVSSKRPTGPKPLPLIRVVET; from the exons ATGAacgggctgcggggctggtgcGCGGTGCTGGACGTGCGGCCCCACGGCGAGAGCCCG GAGAGCGTGAAGGTGCTGCGGCTGACGCTGCCGAATGACCTCCCAGGCGACAGGCGCGAGCAGGCGAAGCAGAAG CCGGTGGGAAAAGCCTTCGCCATGGTGGCCGACAGGTCCAGCAACGGTCACTCCCTGGCCTCCGAATGCGTGAAATCCAATGAcggcgatgaggagatcatcaaG GTTTATCTCAAGGGGCGAGCAGAGGGCAGCGTCAGCCACGAGGAGCACGTCAGCCAGCTGAAAAGCGAAGTTCGTTACATCCAAGAG GTCGTGCTGGAAAAGCAGAACGGGAGCTGGCTGTACCCCGAGAGGCTGCGTGCCGATTCCTGGGAGGACCAG GAGGAGGACTGCTCAGGTGAAGACGTGGAAAAGATCCGACAGACGGCAAAGAGGCTGTTCACCAAGCTGCAGGAGGCTGAAAAGCGCCATCAGTTGGAAAAGAAAGCCTTCGAG AGGACGATCTCGCAGTACCAGGAGGAAGCGGAGCAGACGAGTTCTGCGCTGCGGAGAGCGGAGAAGAGCGTGGTGGAGAAGGAGGTGCAGGTGGACGAGCTGCAGAGACTCCTGGCAGGGATGGAGAAG GAGcacaggagtttgctgctgaAGATGAAAGAAGGCGAAGCAGAGCTGGCGAGGCTGAGAAGCGTGGAAGGTGACAAGCTCGCCGAACAAGACCG GTCAGCCCAGCTGGAGAAGGAGGTGGCCACGCTGCGGGAGAAGATCCACCATCTGGACGACATGCTGAAGAGCCAGCAGCGCAAAGTCCGCCAGATGATTGAGCAG CTCCAGAACTCCAAAACGGTGGTTCAGGCCAAAGACGCTGTGATCCAGGAGCTCAAGGAGAGAGTCGCTTACTTGGAGGCTGAG AACCTGGAGATGCACGACCGCATAGAGCACTTGATCGAGCAGCAAGTCAGTCGGGGCGGCCACAGCTCCAGAGCGCGCTCGAAGTCGGAGTACGTGAGCAG CAAAAGGCCAACGGGCCCCAAGCCGCTGCCTCTCATTCGAGTAGTGGAAACATGA
- the TUFT1 gene encoding tuftelin isoform X1 has product MNGLRGWCAVLDVRPHGESPESVKVLRLTLPNDLPGDRREQAKQKPVGKAFAMVADRSSNGHSLASECVKSNDGDEEIIKVYLKGRAEGSVSHEEHVSQLKSEVRYIQEARSSLKKLREDLSSKLENRQGDKQHAQVVLEKQNGSWLYPERLRADSWEDQEEDCSGEDVEKIRQTAKRLFTKLQEAEKRHQLEKKAFERTISQYQEEAEQTSSALRRAEKSVVEKEVQVDELQRLLAGMEKEHRSLLLKMKEGEAELARLRSVEGDKLAEQDRSAQLEKEVATLREKIHHLDDMLKSQQRKVRQMIEQLQNSKTVVQAKDAVIQELKERVAYLEAENLEMHDRIEHLIEQQVSRGGHSSRARSKSEYVSSKRPTGPKPLPLIRVVET; this is encoded by the exons ATGAacgggctgcggggctggtgcGCGGTGCTGGACGTGCGGCCCCACGGCGAGAGCCCG GAGAGCGTGAAGGTGCTGCGGCTGACGCTGCCGAATGACCTCCCAGGCGACAGGCGCGAGCAGGCGAAGCAGAAG CCGGTGGGAAAAGCCTTCGCCATGGTGGCCGACAGGTCCAGCAACGGTCACTCCCTGGCCTCCGAATGCGTGAAATCCAATGAcggcgatgaggagatcatcaaG GTTTATCTCAAGGGGCGAGCAGAGGGCAGCGTCAGCCACGAGGAGCACGTCAGCCAGCTGAAAAGCGAAGTTCGTTACATCCAAGAG GCTAGAAGTTCTTTGAAGAAGCTGCGGGAAGACTTAAGTAGTAAACTTGAGAACAGACAAGGAGATAAACAGCACGCACAG GTCGTGCTGGAAAAGCAGAACGGGAGCTGGCTGTACCCCGAGAGGCTGCGTGCCGATTCCTGGGAGGACCAG GAGGAGGACTGCTCAGGTGAAGACGTGGAAAAGATCCGACAGACGGCAAAGAGGCTGTTCACCAAGCTGCAGGAGGCTGAAAAGCGCCATCAGTTGGAAAAGAAAGCCTTCGAG AGGACGATCTCGCAGTACCAGGAGGAAGCGGAGCAGACGAGTTCTGCGCTGCGGAGAGCGGAGAAGAGCGTGGTGGAGAAGGAGGTGCAGGTGGACGAGCTGCAGAGACTCCTGGCAGGGATGGAGAAG GAGcacaggagtttgctgctgaAGATGAAAGAAGGCGAAGCAGAGCTGGCGAGGCTGAGAAGCGTGGAAGGTGACAAGCTCGCCGAACAAGACCG GTCAGCCCAGCTGGAGAAGGAGGTGGCCACGCTGCGGGAGAAGATCCACCATCTGGACGACATGCTGAAGAGCCAGCAGCGCAAAGTCCGCCAGATGATTGAGCAG CTCCAGAACTCCAAAACGGTGGTTCAGGCCAAAGACGCTGTGATCCAGGAGCTCAAGGAGAGAGTCGCTTACTTGGAGGCTGAG AACCTGGAGATGCACGACCGCATAGAGCACTTGATCGAGCAGCAAGTCAGTCGGGGCGGCCACAGCTCCAGAGCGCGCTCGAAGTCGGAGTACGTGAGCAG CAAAAGGCCAACGGGCCCCAAGCCGCTGCCTCTCATTCGAGTAGTGGAAACATGA